CAACCACAAGgtatcaaaagtaccaaaagtacCACAAATTTAAAGCAACATTTACATGCCATAAATATCAACTAGCCATTaaacataagtccacctatacatgccattataaccttggccaaaacatcaaaaactccCAATATATtcgctagatagtgtgataggtctccgacgagctttcaaaccgatcgagctttcgataatctataaaatataagaaaggaAACTACGtcagcatataatgcttagtaagttcattaaACATgaacaaaacttaccatttcattgtataacattaaaattaagcatgatataatccaaaAACAatcttggcacaagcctaagcataaAAAACAACACATATTAGTGCTTTAACACATAACTCAATTAAACTATCACATGGTAGGATAAATTTACATGAATATAGTACCATTGAATTCATACTTTCCATAAGCATAAATATACATTCCTTGAACATTATcatttcatacctttccataggTTCATAACATAGTCGATTAGAACACTTATCGTTTCTTCCCTTtacatgcccgttgaaccacttagaataatattgaATACacaggaaagctcacacaaagtgtgctgaACATATTGTGTAGCTTacaaatgggtctgctcacacaagctgacggttagaatgtaagctacacgatactgctcacacaagctgacgagtatccgcaacaaatgtaggacctcagccatcgataggacattcaagaccagcacctgaaacatggtaaccctaatgacatgtcatttgtatattatatattcttaaggttcaaacggggcttgaAAATCATTGAAACGCCATTGGATTTCCATCATTCGTTTACATGATAAATAGcaccataacatatatatcaaaataacattaaaacgttatttaaacatatcaactaatccgaggctttagtttttcctcgatctagatccgtacgaggtttatcttgatctaaataatcaaattcagtCCATTTAATACTCctactattcaatttagtccaaaattcatacttttgcaaaattacatttttccctaatattttaacttctttacaatttagtcattaagcttgtaaattaaaatttatgcaatttcatccatattTCATGCTATTCGAATTACCTAGGGACTTATACCAACCCATATgaatcatcatttcacaattttaccatgatattttactacttaacaaataagtccctaaatgttaatttcatcaaaaatcactttacaaaacttgtttatttaacaataagGACTTATAATCTTTCATTACACTTCAAAAACCATACAAGCATGTCCATggaaaaaccttaaacctttaacaattttgcaaattagcccctgggctagctagattaagctacaacaatcccgaaaacataaaaatcattaaaaacgaaacaaaaatTACTTACATGCAAAGAGGTATCCCTAGTCAAACCTAGCAAGCTTCCAtggagtttatttattttagttttaggtGGAAGAAGATGAACTAAAGATGATATCTTTTGTTTTCCTCAATTtacattaacatatttattgatttactaaattaaccttattaatTAACCTTATAATCACTTCATTTTATGcccataaatgtccactaataataataatggtctaattaccatctaagtcctcttacattaaattttcatagttGTTGGATACCTTTAACTACTAGGACTccacttttacaccttttacgatttagtcctttttcacttaattaagcatgcaaacatcAATTTCTTGACGAGATTTTTATATGACCCTACTAACACACCATAgacattgaaataataataaaataaatatttactcttcaaatttgtggtctgaAAACCACTGTtatgatttcactaaaaacgggttgttacaatatgTATGACACTGACCCTATTGAGGAGTCTTATTTTAGTGCTACCATTGATGATGATGGTATGAATGAGCAAGAAACTTCGAGTGGCATCATTTGTGAAGATAGTGAGTGTGATTTTTTGCCTATTTTTTAATCTAGATCTAGCATTTCACCTTGTTCCAAAGTTGATGTCAAAGAAGTTGATAGTAATAGTGGGAACTATGATGATAGTGATAATGCACTTtgtgaacaaaaaaaaagttgatagTTAGAATTGTTTCCTAAAGTCTATGAATTTGGATGAGTTATACATATACTGTCCTCTTAAAGAGTAgtgttttgataaatttaatttttaaattttttatgtgaGGTTAAAGGGAAGTGAGGATGATTCAtgtaaaaagattaaaagaaaagagaccTTGAGCGATAAAAGTCAATTTGATGATCCAACTTTAGTGGGTGAAAATTCCTATGAGATAATATTAAAGAGTTCAATTGAtattgaaaaagagaagaaagaaagaacttATATAACGAAGAGGAATGATTATGTTTTCACTAACCTTAACTTGAATTTGTCTAGTTGACTTACTTCTTTCTTTCAGGAATTTGTCGATCCTTTGATAGGAGCTCAATTAACCAATTCCACCTATGATAAAGATTCTTTCTTATTCGACCAAAGGCAAAATCCAAGaatgaatctttttgaggaaaggaggaatgatacatgcacggatagggtgaaatttattaaagtcaATTTAATCAAGCTGCCAATTTTTAAGTTTGGAAGATCAGTCGACTTGCAATGAAATTTTGGATGAGATCTAGTAATTTCTGGGCTGAGATGTTTGCATATCATTTGAAGAgctatctcttagcttcaaaacacactttgaatcactcaattttgagtttgagagctcaagttatgatcaTTTTACTGAAGACTGCACAAGCagaatttttggatgggatTATTAGTGGAAATTATGAGTTTGGGgctttaattcaagtttaaatcatattgagttTGAGCTTAAGGTCTAATTTTGATTACGTATAAGCCCAATATTATATctattaggttttattattttattatttacttattctgatttttatgatatttttaagtatttaatgttgttttggatttttatatttcttagtCAACAAGAAATTTTAGTTCTACTAAAACCattcttatttagattaattagagtttcactatacttgaaagttttatttgaatgtgattagctagcctatataaagacctcttcattattcattaaaggcaattaatcattcattaataaaaatttcaactctTAGAGTTTAATTCTTTTGCACAAAATcgctttctttttaatttttaaaagcgatttttcttcttgattttcttcaaGGAGTTGTGGAAATTCATTTTTCGTCCTTCAGTTTgccaaaaattcattaattgaACTTGTTGAGATTTATATCTCAAAGGGTTCAATTGGGCAACTATTTTCTATCCATATCTATCGGTTTATTCGATCCATCTTCcacctttaatttttgttttctttatttatctatgttttgaatctttatttttttattcttgaatttgttcttttaattgtttttttttctttctttctaaatatatttgtttcttcttttaagttaaattcaattttttagtaGAACAATTTTAATACGATCTTAGTCCGCAGCCCTCTatcaataacattttaaaaaattgtaccAAGGCTCAAACCCTATCCAAGAATACATTTTTAGTatacatttttctctttttcatctGTAAGTAACTATTGTCAACGTGAAAATCTCACATTTTTCTATCTATGGAAAAATCCCATCATAAATGATCGGTGGTCGAAtagatgaaattattaattttcagtTCAATTGATTTGATTGTTGGTCTActaataattcataaaatttaattaaaaatagtataaatttataaatcggTTCAACCACCTATTTTTGTCttgattttctgtttttttaccAAATTTGAGTGATTCACTCACAATTCGATTCAATCCCTTTATTTGAACCATTTTACCAATTAATTTGGGATTCAATCGATTCGATCAACCAATCCAATCTAGTTCCAACAATATTGTAGGATACACAATTAATGGGtgtacatatattttctttcacaCTTAAgtggatttttatttattttaattagttcaaaaattttaataaaaaatacaaacagtacaaatttattaaatatgaaaataatataataaatatactaATATACTAAAACGAACAAATTAATAGAGGTATTTCCTTAATTCTTATAAACggatttatttcaatttataggAGAATATCGATACATAGCTAACACACGAGTTTAATGcatcattaataaataataatatgatacattattattaaataaaacaaacataatagaagacctataaataaataatcataactttatttaaacataaataaatattaaaactctaAACTCTAGATTTGAATTTCTataccctaaatcctaaactttAAATCCAAGACTAAAACTTAAACACTAAACCGAGatttattaatgtttatttataatagttatatttaaatataattattagtatttatttataagatatttataatttttacttaatttaataatgaattgtaaatttttttattggtggcatgtaaaattaatacatggggacatcaaatattattcttatatgtaattttaagtataaaattaaaagatataaagaAAACTAGAaagttactttttaaaaatatatgggtaaactacacccatggtcacttttgtttaccttaggttacgttttagtcacttatgtttgaaatgttacgttttagtcatttacgttatcatgttgtaatattttagtcactgagccattaatcgtcgttaatggtgtaacagtaagctgacgtggcatgttaaataatcatttcaaacaaaattttaggttaaattatacaattgatccccatatttttttcgttttaagtaatttaattttttttcttttatgttctttaaactttcctcttttttccattctcttttgtttctccctctgttCTCATatctttcccatttcttttaacatattaggaagtcgaattgACAGTAAAAAAAGAAGTAGGAAGCCGACCGCCATTatttgcctataaccaaaaccctataaccaaaacccataaacccataccatgcttctttcttcactaccaattccacttcctggtatgttaaaagaaataaagaaggtaggaaaatagagggagaagcagaagagaatggaaaagaaagaaaagaaagaaagaaagttaaaagaacataaaagaattaaattgctcaaaacgaaaaattatggagaccaattgtataatttaacctaaagtttttgtttgaaatcataatttaacgtgccacgttagcttaccattacaccattaacgacaattaacggttcagtgactaaaatgttacaacacaataacgtaaatgactaaaacgtaacatttcaaacataagtgactgaaatgtaacctaaggttaacaaaagtgactatagatgtagtttacccaaaatatattgttaattaaaaaataatgttaagagcAATAAATAGCGGGGGGCAGCACAAATtttcttgtatttattttagACATGGCTTAAAGAGAAGAACAACGGCCCTCTGTATCCctttgattttcatatttttatatttttatatatacaaatttccACCTGATATATATTGATTTCCCAGGTTTAGTTTCAATCTTAAAACCCCATCCCATCTGCTTCTTCTTGGTGTTGTTTATATTTTTCCTATTGAATTATACATACAAGGAAGAGATATCGGCGGCGTGACGTAGGAAGCAGAGAGATTAGATGGAAACCCAGAATGCCGAAAAACGCAGCGTTTGACACAACCGGCGAATGAATAATATGCCAAACGCCATTACTTGACTTCATCggctttctctctctctctctctttgcgTTATTCTGTGAGAACCAAAAAAACAACGGCAGTACTAATTGTAATAGTTGTCAAGAGGCACACGCAGTAGTGGTTTCCGTATATGTCCCTTCACAAACACAGCTCATCAATAAACTCATAACcagcttgtttttttttttttttttatcctcttcccCATGGAAcatattctttcttcttttcattctcTCGATTCCCCGGTTTTTTACCGTCCTCTTCCCCTCCACCGGCGTCCAAGGTGGCCCCGTATGGGCTCCTCCACCCCCCACCACCGTAACAACCAAAACAAGACCAAACTCATCGTCATCATGGGTGCTACCGGTACCGGAAAATCCCGCCTGTCCGTCGACTTGTCAACCCATTTCCCTCACTCTCAAATCATAAACTCAGACAAAATGCAACTTTTCAACGGCTTAGATATAACCACGAACAAGATCCCTCTCCCCGAAAGGAAAGGGGTTCAGCACTTTCTTCTCGGCGAGTTCGACTCAATCGACGCCGACGTGGCGCCGTCGCAGTTCCGTTCCGCCGCGGGTTCAACCATCGCCGACATTGTCTCGCGTGGGAACTTGCCGCTTCTTGTTGGTGGGTCCAACACTTTCATTCATGCTCTCCTGGTGGAAACCTTTGACCCTCAAGTGGACGTGTTTGCCGAGTCGAGCTCAGTGAGTCGAGCGTTGAGGTATGACTGTTGTTTCCTTTGGGTCGACGTGGCTTGGTCGGTACTCAGTGAGTACCTATGCATACGAGTTGATGAAATGCTTGACTCAGGGATGTTGGAAGAGTTGGCTCAGTTCTATGACCCGACCAAAGCGGGTGCCATGGTTGGGCTACGGAAGGCAATCGGAGTACCCGAATTCGATGCCTATTTCAGGAAATACCCGCCGTGGGAAAGcccagaaaacggcgtcgtccCCAACAAGGACTGTGACCCGAGCCGGAGGGAAGCGTACGAGGAAGCCCTGCAGGAGATCAAAGATAACACGTGTCGATTGGCAAAGAGACAGATAGGAAAGATCCTACGGCTGAGAGAGGGCGGATGGGACTTCACTAGATTCGACGCAACGGCGACGTTTCAAGCATTGATGAAGAAAAAGCAGTCGTCGGCGGTGGCGGCGCCGGAACTAGAATGGAGGGAAATTTGGGAAAGGGAAGTGGTGGAACCAAGCGTGAAGATTGTGAAGCGATTTTTGGAGGAGTAGGTTTTCCAGCTAATTTATTCTTTGttgcattaaaaaaaaaaaaacaaaaccgaAACAAAACGGGAACTCTCTCCCACAAaaaaatgttggaaaaattgcTCTAAAAGAAAAGGTCGGAAAAATTCAGATCAGCAAGAGTGGGAGAATGGCTGGACCAACTGACTCAGTTAGGTGGACCCATTTTGGAGCATCGGGGCGCCGTTGGTTCGAACCAGTCGTCAATGGTGGTGCTTGCATTTTGACCATGGCTAGGGTGGGGTCTTTAAGGGGCTCTCTACACAAACAATATTTTatcagaaaaagaaacaaattttgtAGGTAAACAAATTTTATGAGCTTTTATTGTCTAtgtgttttggtttttttacaaatattaaaaatgtttttactACTTAAAGCAGAGAAATGGTTGATTAGTTCCATTTTCGAAATTGAAAATGGGACATGActatacaaaaaaattgaaaaataaaattggtatAACATAATAAATGGGAATAATATTATGGTCATGTGTGgttgaaacaaataaaacagTTGAAATGGGAAAGGCTTTGAAAGCAAAAAGAGAATGCTACAAAAATTGccttttcttttggttttggcCCCTTTTTTGCTTTGCAGACACGATAAGTTGTGCCAGTAAcacaaatatgattaaaaaaaattggtaaaagaaaatACGAGAAGGATGTAAATACGGATTCTATTAATCTTTTCTTACTTTTCATAACTATAGTTGTCAAAACTTTGTAATCcttagaaagaaaagaaaagtgggTTCTTTGCAAAAATGCAAATGGAATAAATTGTTCAATCACGAATCTTTGTCTGGAATGCAAAATTTACATCTTTTAGAGTATCTCCATTTACAATATTCATGGACGGcggacaaaataaaaataaaataacttcaCAAAAACTATTCAGCACATATTCAGATTCAGTGTCTTCACACTTGACCTGTTTTTCAAGCAAAAGTCAAGAAAGGTATAACCTTTTAAAGCTCCTTCTATTCCTTCGCAtccaattttaaattcaaatgtaatttccaaattccaatttcattgagtctagtttttcagtTTGAATTTGCTCCTCCTTGATTTCCATTTGGAACTCCAATACCACTTTTTTAAATGTCCCATTATTTTTTGCAAAAGAGATGACGGAAAATGTTGAAACCACAACTCTCAATCCTACCTCTCATGTCGTTGATTTACGCCGTCTTCCACAAATGATTGTAACATATAATGGTAACCCTAGATTCTTGGAGAAACATCGCAGTGGTCCTAATGACTTGTAATCTAATTTTATGACCAGGGTACCTTATTTCCAGTTTTGTACAATGATCAAAACGCTCTTCTCTCCCTTGTTTGTCTAAGGATAGGGAATATCAATCTAGAtaattttactcccctcccctcccatttatttttcttaaaattttactcccaaaaaccctcaaaactttttattttcccccaaaatttttactccctcccacttttcccctaaaacttttattctcttcccatcccacctcccatttatcccaaaccctcccccctctaatttttttttaatattttccctccaaaattttactccccctatttactttccctcaaacatttatttcccaaaacttttatttttccctaaacttttacttctcaccctttactctcaaataaaaatcaaaatcatccaaaaaatcactaaacataaatagtaataattttatttatatctactatttatattattaaattaaatttcacattttatattatttatattattaaatttttagtcatattgaatatttatattaaaattgaattattaattatgccataaaatattcgtgttaaaattttatattggtattaatttcacattttatttttaaaataacttttattaaaaaatcatatttttacatttaatatatttttaattctaaagtacatagtgacaagaatcaagataattgaaacaactaagcaagcaaagaagctaaccaatatataaaaaattaataaataaattatgaagtgatgaaatttattaaaaaatttgattaatgtggacaaattttattacgattggtgacaatggttacaaggacccaaaattattttttttaatttaactcgaacaaatatattcgattcgattcgaattccatctcactcgactcgattcgagaaaacttcaaataaagttaggatgataaaatgatattcgaaaactcgattaactcgaaaattttcgattcgattcgattctattcgatcgaatgctcacccctaattttACACGTTCAGGGTTTGTGggtattttctcatttttaataatgttgacactttaaatatttgaaatacataaaatttgattatacTTGTGTACAACTGTCCAAAGGTTGGGTAGCCCACCCGATCCTATAAATTCTGTTCAATTTGAGTTGAGCTTTGATTTGAACTTCGATAAGGATTTATATCTCGTTCTGGGTcgttcaaaattcactttaaatcataaaaagtatttttaaaattgaaatttaattataaaatatcaattaaaaatatttttaatattttattaatttttaactttaaaatggATTTTTAGGCAAAGTAAACCGACTCGACCCATGAATAACTCTACACTTATGTGTGagacaaatatttatattcaacACTCACATCTAAATTTTAGTAACAAGTCATTCAAATTGAATTCATTTcatcttaaaatttaagtttctaTAATTACATAActctaatttttcttcaaatataatatctattaaaattaaagttgaatttAGTATTATGAATCATAATGATACGATATATGGAATAGTGGTTAAAGGTTTTTCAAGCATCTATTTGACAAGAATTTAAACCATAAGACCCCATCTTCTATCcaatattgtatcaaaaaataataaatagtaaataaaatgatattccGTTTTCACTATttcataaaacatattttatttaaaaattcaaaaaatacatttttacattaaaaaattatatatataaatacaattttttctaataaaaaatatttagactaaGTTTGAATTTTGGAATCGTTATTGTGGGGAGGGTTTTACCTCAATATCATCCTAGCCTGAATAGAATTATATTCAGACCCTAAAACGGATGAGGGCAAATGTGGATATAAAAAAAGTACTTTAAAAAAGTTAAGtactttaaaaaaagttaacatttggTACACTgtcactttttttatttcacaagcagCTTgtgtatttctttttaaatatttcttttttaatattttattataggtCTATAAGACACTTGCTTAATTCTACTTGTGAAGTCTAAAAACTCTATTTTAGTattgtatcaaatattattccttttaaaaattatgtagaAATCTTGGGCCTTGGGGGATCAGATGGTTCGATCAATGGTTGCTTCTATTCTTTTTACTTTCTAgttttcattaatattttatgagtTATTAGGTGGGAAATTATTTGGTACAATGTTAGTGGAATTTTTAGACTTTGTGAGTAGGGCCAGAGTGTTGACAAGTATCCTATAAGAGTGTAATAAAgtattaaaaaacattttaaaaaaatagacatatatcaatttttaaaataatttatggaaTAAAAAAAGTACACTGCAAAATATTCACcgttattataaatataatttaattggttacaaaagagAAGTCAATGGGAAACAAAAAACGTGAAGGattcactaaaattaatatatatatatatatttatttatttataattttaaggtaAACTATACAAATGGTCATGTAATTATGTCTACGTTCTTGTTTTGGTTacttaacttcaaaattttcaatttaggcagtaatatttaaatttgttccTATTTTGGTAACCCATTGTTAAATTGATAACGGAAAGTCCTTTTTAACCGGTATAATAACACACTTAGTCCTCAATACTtgcatattctatcaatttaatcctaattctaaattctaaattctatcaattttgtTCCTCAAACTTCCTAACTGAagctttcaacttttaaaatagaGACATTCCAcatctattaattgttttatttattattaaaattatctaattcAAGACATAaccctttttgtttatatttttaagaagttagtgttagaaattaactaaacatcattaaaaataatagaaaacaaaatttttaaaaatataatatataatagaattatataaataatttaatatttttaaaaatattttcactctAACTagcataattttagttttaattaatttgataaatgatttgacactaaatcaaattattaatgataCGTATTAATTATCatggatttaaaattaaaaataattaattaaaatttaatagaatatataataatttcttaatcaatttaaaaattcattatcaatgtaacaaaagaaaattctattaattctttcacatttttctaatgaaaaattaaatgttcataatttttcttgtataattattgattgaacaattgaatttttcaaaGCCATATTTTCTAACTCtggatttaattttcaatttcaaggaCTAACTTCGAGGACTATTTTTATGTACCTTGAAGGAAATATCATCTTATTAACAACAAGagtaaatctaaaatatttttcttcaaggTTTTCCAATTTCCTTTAGTCAAAAGTTTATCAATCAAaaggttataaaatattatatttagaagaAAACTAATGAAAAAAGGGAAATAAAGTTTCAGAAAAACTCATTAGTATCAGGAATTGGCTCAGAAAATGGCTCATTAGTTGAGAGAAGTTTTTCTTTTGgggttttacaaatttatagatgtgaaatgcctttattttaaaagttgaaactttggttaggaagtttgaggatcaaattgatagaacttgtaaatgtgaagggttaaatttattgaattatctAGAATTAGGatgaaagatataaaatataagtattgaggactaaatgtgCTATTATAT
This sequence is a window from Gossypium raimondii isolate GPD5lz chromosome 5, ASM2569854v1, whole genome shotgun sequence. Protein-coding genes within it:
- the LOC105766147 gene encoding adenylate isopentenyltransferase, with the translated sequence MEHILSSFHSLDSPVFYRPLPLHRRPRWPRMGSSTPHHRNNQNKTKLIVIMGATGTGKSRLSVDLSTHFPHSQIINSDKMQLFNGLDITTNKIPLPERKGVQHFLLGEFDSIDADVAPSQFRSAAGSTIADIVSRGNLPLLVGGSNTFIHALLVETFDPQVDVFAESSSVSRALRYDCCFLWVDVAWSVLSEYLCIRVDEMLDSGMLEELAQFYDPTKAGAMVGLRKAIGVPEFDAYFRKYPPWESPENGVVPNKDCDPSRREAYEEALQEIKDNTCRLAKRQIGKILRLREGGWDFTRFDATATFQALMKKKQSSAVAAPELEWREIWEREVVEPSVKIVKRFLEE